CCATCACAATACATTTGGGGACAGAGTGAATATGAGGAATCTTATGTTGATAAATGACCGCTGAGCTTGTAAACCAGTGTTCTTCCACCGTTTCCAATGCTTCAATTATCCATCATCCATAAATCCCATTTCACTTTTACCTTTAAACTTTAACAGTTCAAGGAGCGCGACGATTTGGACAGGATATTCAAACAATGGATCCACCCTCCCCCATCTTCACGTTCTGCCCATGTATCAATAGCCAAGGCCTGGGACGGCCGGGTCCGGCAGCACCTGGGCACCCGCTATGACTCCAGGGCGGGCTGCTTCGACTGGGACCTCACCATGAAGCTACACCAGAAAGGGGTATGTATGTGTTAGCCTGCAGGTCCCATACATGGCCTGACAAAGATAGTGAAGTTGGCACATTTTGGGACAAGGCTAGGTATGTGGCATAGTGCAGCACAATGAAGGGGATGCTTTTGACACCACACTGATTGTCGGTGAATCAGACTATTGAAGTCCTCATGTTCTTTCCCTTTCCCGCTCTCTCCTCACATCAGTGTGGCGTCATCAACAAACAGCACTACAAACTGTGGCGGGAGCGGGGCGTGGCCTTTGAAATGAGGGAGGGCATCTATCAAATGGCCAACGAGAGCTTACTCTCTACGAGAGTATTCAGTCATGTAAGTTACTGTTTCTTTggtaaaactatcattttgacaATTTGTCAATGTTGGGGTAAAGAATGGTGGTGTATCATTAccctcttcttccttccttccttccttccttccttccttccttgtgtgtgtgtgtgtgtgtgtgtgtgtgtgtgtgtgtgtgtgtgtgtgtgtgtgtgtgtgtgtgtgtgtgtgtgtgtgtgtgtgtgtgtgtgtgtgtgtgtgtgtgtgtgtgtgtgtgtgtgtgtgtgtgtgtgtgtgtgtgtgtgtgtgtgtgtgtgtgcctgtgtgtagaGGGGTGACAAAATGGCACTGAGGGGATACTGGGGAGACATTGTGTCCAGTCCTTACCTCTCCTTTGGCATCGAGACAGATGACGAGAAACTGCTGCAGAAACAGAATGGGCAACACGTCAAGGTAATAACATGCAATAACATTGTCTAAACATTGCAATTCTTTATATTAACTTGTAATAATAttgtgtttgttgttaaaggGAATATATTGAGGAGATCATGCCTGAGGTATATCCAAATATTATATCTCATAAATTATTAAGCTTTATGTCTTTAtcctgtatgtatgtacagtaccagtcgaaagtgtggacacatctactcattccaggctttttctttattttttactattgtctacattgtagaataatagtgaagacatcaaaactatgaaataacacatgtggaattatgtaataaaaaagtgttaaacaaatcaaaatatattttatatttgaggttctccaaagtagccacccttttccttgatgacagctttgcacactgttggcattctctcgaccagcttcatgaggaatgtatgtagaaaatggtaaaaataaagaaaaagccttgaatgagtaggtgtgtccaaacttttgacaggtgcTGTatgtaccgtaatttccggactataagccgctactttattcccacactttgaacctcgcggtttatacaatgacgcggctaatttatggatttttcccgctttcacaagattcatgccgccaaaaaactgagcaccgtcacataatgtgatgtaaatcgggcgcgctcaaacttcccatcattctgattacggtagtcattttgtcaccctcatcatggcaaagacacggagaaatgcatatgatgcagctttcaagttgaaggcaatcgatctggctgttggaaaattaaatagagctgctgcatgggagcttggccttaatgagtcgattataagactttgtaaacagcagcgtgaggaactgactcagtgcaaaaagacaacaaacctttcagagggaagaaaagcagatggcccaaagtatttgcagccactcgacatcagtgtaaatcgtgcatttaaggtggcgctccgtgttcagtgggaggcttggatgacaagtggggagaaatccttcactaaaacgggccgggCCGCATGCGatgagcaacttatggtcaagtctgctattgggtcctgacagcgtggagcattgtcaaaaaatccactatcatcaacgggtttcgaaaggttggactgctgcgtgttgaaggggcagtaTGAGCTCttcggggtatttgcctccggatgaaagtgacgagagcgccaatgaaaacgatccaacatcggatgaagcaattctgaggctattcaactctgacaccgaaggagatgacttcagtggtttcagtgcacaggaggaggaagatagtgaccaatgactccAGACCAGAGTGGGCTAATTTGCTGTTTTATCGCAATACTTTCTGTGGTTAAACCATTGATAGAGTTAAAcatgggatgggatgggtaaATTAAAAGTTGTGTGGCAAATTTTTGTTAAATGTGCACGACAACATTACACACCGTTTTGTATTCGCAAAAAGACAGTTTGATGGAAAACTTTCAAATGTGCATATCTATCGAATATTCGAATATTTGGCTTGAGAATCTTTCGACAAAtgaatggaaacctagctagagATCTGATTTAAAATGTATCCATttatttccccctccctctcatgcAACCTTCTCTCCATCGCTGACAGACAGCCCAGGATATCTCGTATGTGAACGTGCAGGCGCTGTTCAAGTCTTTGTCCTGTAGAGGGGGCACTCCCCCTACTCAGGCATGCAGTGAGGAGGGGAAAGCGCTTGTAGCACTGGAGCCAGTGTCACAACCAGAGGCTCATCACAAATCACAAATCAACGGTAAAACTCCCAATGCTGAACATTGCCTTGAATAACACTGTTGTATACTATGTCCTGCTGCACTAAGCTATAGTATGTAGCCTATAAAGTTGGTGTTGACTGCGAAGTATTATACCAAATACCTGACACAGTTAAATACTGTACAACCCACTATTACACTATGTATTTTATCCGATAAAATGAATTGTATtatgtatatttatttttatcttcTACAATAAAACAATTTCAGAACTCATGCACCTGAATGGGGTGACAGTGACTTTTCTGCCCCTGGACTCTCTCTCCAAACTGCCAGAGAAACAGAAATACTCCCACTTTTTCAACAGCATCTACTGTGCTGCCAGGTACTCCAGCAACGTTCCCTATTCATTTCAAAACATTGATTATCACACAAGCGTATTTATAAAAACCTATTACTGTTGTGAACTCCATGACCTGGAATgaggaacagtgtgttatgtgAAACTCAATCCCTTCTTGGGATCCCCACTCGAGCAGTGAGGGTTACTGTGGTTCCACGGTTCTGCTGCCAGTGAGTTTTATagcctgtatccctctctctctcttcctcattcctCTTCTTCACTGTGAAGTATGGTGCACCATTTGAGCCCGACACTGAGACAGATTGCTGCACCCAAAGCCGCCCTCGTGGTGGAGCTGGCCAAGTGAGTTTCTGTCATACTTTTGACTGTTGCCATGGCAACAGACTGGACATCTAGACAACACAGATTGACTTATTGTATTTCACTCATTGTGCAATGCTCATTATATTTGACTGTTTGCAAATCAGTTTGTATTCATTCACCCACACAATAATTGTTTAATTGCATATCATACTTTTAATTGCAATTAACATAAGAATATACACTTAAACTGTCAACGGGTGAATTTGCTGCTATTGACAGGTCACGATTTTTCCTATCAATTATTCCTGTGTTTGAGGCTGTTCAGTGACTGTGTCCTCTCCATATGTCTCAGGTACCTCTTGGATCTTACCAAGGAGCAGGAGGTGGGGTTTGCTGAGAAAGTCGGGGACGTCGCCAAAGAGGCGGGGTTTGAGCCCtcacaggaggagaagagggatgtTTATGCCATGTTCGCGCTACAGGAGGAGTGAATGTGTTCTATTCCATCAGACACTCTACGCTTTACTCCTCTGACACTTTAGGTCGGTCTTCAGTACTGCAAGAAGGGCAGAGCTTTATACGGAAAATATGTACAGACGAGACAATTCTGTTCATAGCTGATtgaaaagcgtctgctaaatggcatatattattattataaaacaaAAGGTAGCATTTTGTGAGAGTTCATACACATTTTATGCCTGTTGTTCCGTCTGTTTTGATCTTAATTCTGTTAATTGCCTATTAAATGAGAGCTTGTCTGCTTCACGAATGATTCCATGGACCTGTAGGTGAGTTGTACCCATTTGTAGCCTACCCAATTCCCTCTAGACTTAAAGAAGTAAAGGTAACTTGTTTTGTTAAATATAGACTTGTTTTAATGAGTACAGTAATACATAGAATCTGTTTCAGTTAATGTCACACAGTAAGTCGTGTCACCTCAATGGGTTCAATGGAAAAGTGTTGAGACATTGTTTTTGTAAAGCGTTCCTGAAACAGAATATATGGTCTTCTTTCTTCACTGCTTCCACTGTGTGCTCACTTCCAGCGACCTCCAACCTTTCCCTTACCATGGACCTTTTTACTGCAGAGATAGAGGGAGCTTGGTTGTGAAAAAAGCagagggttttctaatgatcaattagccttttaaaatgatcaacttggattagctaacacaatgtgccattggaacacaggattgATGGGGGCTGATAAtggggcctctgtacacctatgtagattttccattaaagaaatctgccgtttccagctacaatagtcatttacaaaattagcaatgtctacactatttcggatcaatttgatgttattttaaatggacaaaagaatacttttctttcaaaataaggacatttctttgtgaccccaaacttttgaacggtagtacacatacactaccagtcaaaagtttggacacacctactcattcaagcgtTTCTTTATttgcactattttctacattatagaatagtgaagacatcaaaactatataataacatatggaatcatgtagtaaccaaaaacaagTGTTaataaacaattcaaaatatattttagattcttcaaaagcagccacccttttccttgatgacagctttgcaccctcttgACATTATCTTAagcagtttcacctggaatgtttttccaacagccttgaaggagttcccacctatgctgagcacttgctggctgcttttccttcactctgcggtccaacttatccccaaaccatctcaattgggttgaggtcgggtgattgtggaggccaggtcatcggaTGCAGCACTATCACTCCTtcttcaaatagcccttacacagcctggaggtgtgttgggtcattgtcctgttaaaaaacaaatgatagttctaCTATGCGCCAACCgccaaccagatgggatggtgtattgctgcagaatgctgtggtcaCCACGCTGgtcaagtgtgccttgaattcttaataaaatcactgacagtgtcaccagcaaagcaccatcacacctcgatgcttcaaggtgggaaccacacccgaagagatcatccgttcacctactctgcatcttacaaagacacggcggttggaaccaaaaatctcacatttggactcagaccaaaaggacagatttccaccggtataatgtccattgctcgtgtttgttGGCCCAGGCATGTCtcttatcggtgtcctttagtagtggtttctttgcagcaattccaccATGAAGGCCTAATGCACGCAGtttcttctgaacagttgatgttgagatgtgtctgttacatgaaTTCTGTAGCATTTACTTGagatgcaatttctgaggctggtgactaatgaacttatcctttgcagcagaggtaactctgggtcttcctttcctgtggcgatccacatgagagctagtttcatcatagctcttgatggtttttgcgactgcacttgaagaaaccttccaagttcttgaaatgttccgcattgactgaccttcatgtcttaaagtaatgatggactgtcgtttcgctttgcttatttgagctgttcttgccataatatggacttggtcttttaccaaatagggccaacTTCtatacaccacccctaccttgtcaaaacacaactgattgactcaaaagcattaaggaaagaaacttcacaaggcacacctgttaattgaattgcattccagatgactacctcatggagctggttgagagaatgccaagagtgtgcaaagctgtcatcaaggcaaagggtggctactttgaataatctcaaaaaACATAGACTTGTTTAACacgatatgtgttatttcattgttttgatgtcttcactattattcgacaatgtagaaaatggtcaaaataaagaaacccttgaatgagtagatgtgccCAAACTTTACTGGTACTGCATTATATATCCTTACATAACCTACATTTCCTGTCCTAACCCTATTCTGCTTTCAGGTATTAGAGGACACATTCAAAGTTTGAGGAGTTGGCACAGCATGCAAATTGTCATATAACCTGCGAAGAACACTAAAATATTTTGTTTTCTTATTGGCAGCTGATTTTAATGTATGTATATAATCATTCAGTGCTATAATCATTCAGTGCTAAGGCAGACAGAATTGGAGAAATACACTTACAATTTCTGGGCATGAGAAATTCTATTCAGAAGAACGTTTatctgcaaaaaaatatataaaaggcATTTCAACACACATACCAAATATTTTAAGGGCTAACCAGACTAAAGAAGACATTCCAGGGGGGAAAACTACACTGAAACGTTAACGTAAATAACTGTGGTGTACAATCGCAGTCTCCTCACCTCGTATTTCTGTCGTCTCGTCTTTTCAGTCAGGTCAAATTTGTCTGACTCAAGCTGGTAAATCCACTCCCACatctctttagctctctccctGAGAAGACACAGAGCATTGGGAGTCAGAGAAGGGGACTTGTACTCTCAATCGCTGCTCACTCAGGAGAACAAGGACTTTGATAATGCAAGTGAAGTTCATTGAAGCCTACTATATTCCAACGCTTGGAGATGAGATGCAGCTACAGGGAGTCAACATTTAATATAGCACAGACATTGACCAGCGTCAGCACCGGGTACCGTAACGACATACGAACATTAATCCGGAAGCAGGGAACAGAGTttaggaacagacagatataggggaggtaatgacacggtgattgagtccaggtgagtccaataattgctgatgcgcgtgacgggggaaggcaggtgtgcgtaatgatggtggcaggagtgcgtaatgctggggtGCCTGGCACCTTTGAGtgccagggagggggagcaggagcaGGCATGACAGAAGGCTCTGGCTCCGGTTGTAAGTATCCCCTTTCACTGCTTCAACAACAAGTAATACATTCTAATCTCGAAGAGGGCATGAATTCCCTTTTCATACTATCATCCTAACCCAAACTGTACTGGGCTAACTCAGTTCTTTTCTTTTCAAATTGTATTTTAATCTTAAACAGCACGGTCCAGGACCTATGGCAGATGCGTAACCAGGCCAGCGCAGTCCAGCTCGGCTCAGTAGTCTGAAAAGGACATCACTGACCTCAGGCCGTCCTCTCTCAGGTTGTCAATGGCGAGGGGTTTGCGCCTCTCCGCCAGTGTTTTCTTCTTGATCTCCCTCCCTGtttgtctcttccctctcctctgctctacctgagggggggggggggggggcaggagacATCATCACCCACAACTTGATCAGTGAATAAACCAGTACTACGAGGGTTAATTCAGTTAACACATATTTCACACACATTTTACctcttacacatacacacacacacacacaaactaaagCACCTTCAGTATACTGTAAACGCTTACAACCAACAAAGTGTAAGCATTGGTAAAGATTATGCTTAACAGCTATTCCATTTTGTCTCTGCAATATCATTAGCATTCTGACCTTTGCCAAGAAACCCCCAAAGTGAGCCCCCATGTTAGAGAGCACTTTCTTCTTCTTGGCTTCGTCATCCGCCCTTTTCTTGGCTTCCTCGTCCTCTTTCCTCTGCCGCTCTTCCTGAGTAACAAATGTCGAATCTTTTTACAATAGTTTTATCATATCGACACGTATTCAATTGATTTCTGTGACTAATTGTTTTTGACTGCCAATGCACATTTACAACAGGTGCCTCGATAGTGCTAGCTTAAGCTGTTGCTCTGTATTGCGGCTTAGGCCTACCGCAATTCTCGTCTGCCTGTCCCGTTCCTTTTCTGCTCGCACACGCTGCTGCTCCGCTCTCTCTGATCTGCGGTTGTCCTGGAACAGAAACCGAGTGCAGACTCGCCTCGTAATAGCCATTAATTCCTTAATTTATACATACCACTACACTAATCACATATCAGCCTTTCcctaaacacatacacatacattatTCTCGGACATAGACTTGTCCATGGAGAAtcaatgtatatactgtatacactagagagagagagagagagagagagatgcttgcAACAAGCACATTAAATGAAAcattaaacaaaacatacaggatagaggagagagagcgagtgagagagagcgatgggatgATTGACCTACAATCCTGTCCTTGAGTCCAATgagctcttcctcttctttcttccTCTGGTCAAAATGGACGTCGATCAGGGTCTGCAGCTCCAGAAGATCCTTCTCCATTCTTTTCCTGTGGATGTCCTGTCACAAACCAGAGTTAATGAATACAAGTAGTAAATCAATTAAATggtctatatatacacatataaggCACCATTTTCCACAACCCGGGTTAAGTTAACTCCCGGACTAATAAGCATTTTCATTGGAGACTATGGAGAATGCTTTTTAGATCAGGACTATGattaatctgggtctgggaaactgtCCGTAAGTGTGATCCGAAAagtaaaacaaaaacacagagaTAAACCCCACATGTAGGCTCACGTCAAAGTCCACCCTATCCCCCTCAGGATTTTTGGGGGCAGTGAGCTGGGAGACCATGGGCCTGTAAAACAAGATGAAGTAAATGAGTTATATCAGGATTAAACACACTGGCCACCTAAATGCCAAACTACTAAATATACTTAAATTGCTACTAACGTATTTGCCTTTGATAAACTGTGCATGTTGTACTTTGTACTGTAAAGATACATTCAATTCAAATTGTTCTATTTAATTATATGCTTTTGTATTCAGGTACAATATGAAATCAAACTTCAATAAACGGTTTTACCAGATACAAATGAGGCCTAGTCCTGTACTAAAAGTTGCTATCAATGAAGATTCTCCATTGAGAATATTTTTGTTGTCCAGCATTAGGCCTAATCTGTCTGGGAAACCGGCCCCAAGTGTTCTGTGTCATGACAGAGCAAATCCTCAAAAGAAAAAGAAACACGACTTAATTCACAAATTTCGCAGCAACTGTTGATTTGTGAAGACAAGCATACTTGTATTTAGGATGCTCCTCTTCTTCTTAGTACATGGAGTGGAAGAAATGACAGAGAAAATCAATATCGAACCAAAACACAACTAATAGTTTGCGATGGTCGATTTCAACTTCCTTGTAGGTAATTGGGTTGAGTGGGACTGGGGATATCATCCTtcaaattatttttttcaaatgAGAAATAAATGAGAAACAGATATTACACACCAACAATGAACATGTTTACAATGGTGAACAAACTATTACAAAATAGgtaggaggggagaaagggaaagTCCGACAGCGTTAGAAGATACTTGAAGTCAGGCAGGTATGTTTGTGCACAACTGTGGCGTGTAGTCATGGGTGCCAAGGGAAGCATAGCTTCCCCCCAAAATTGACCAAGATAAAAAAAACATACACAATAACTTATCTTTCGTCTCAATGTGTTTCATAAATGTTCTTCAATTTACAAGAGGCTGTTTCGCACCGGTGAAAGCATACGAGTGAACATAAGAGCGGccctctgtttcagtatgtgtagcccatctatctgatgctctctggtcaaaaatagtatgacattgttgctgcccgtagcattgaatgcaagggaagccagcgagcaaaaaagtataaaataatagccaatcagccaATGAGTTAAACTGagtgtgaatggtcctggcgcaccaaaaaAAAGGAGTCAAGGGAAACCAGTTTGAAGCCAAACATCATTGACAGAAAAAAACTAGaattgttgtcttgttgtgtctatgtcctccggtggctagcgAGCTCAAATCGTCCCTTTCTtaaaattagccatggatggagataaggATTTGAGCTTGTGGTTTTACTTTattctccatactggccaatgattataatggcgattctgatccaaccataaattcatacattgtgcccctggccttaGAGGATGGCAGTTCAACATGTATCTAGATGGTAGACTAATGATAACTAGCTGGCCTGGCGCATCGTTGCTCATGAAatgaagttaggctagcgagcaagcattttagccagatAGCCTAgcacaacaaaaactaaaagcatgtactgtatgaAAGAGTCATAGCCTGTTTAGAGAACATGAAAGAGGTGGATGGGCATTGGCGTTTCTCTCCAAGTAGGGTGAGTCAGCATGATTTTCTACttccaatcacacacacacaccacagacacacacacacacacacacataaatcaataacatggacagccacatcatatttagcttacattgATTGTAGTAAatcgtttttggtatcttttagttgtcattgtattagactaagcagcaTACGTGATTAGATGATGtggaaatgttgaagttgaaagggcgctggaatagtggaggcagcgcCTGTTTTCTTTGCCATTTTTAAAATATagtttttaatttaacctttaactaggcaagtcagttaagaacaaattcttatttacactgaCGGCCTACACCGGGCAAACCCAGGCGACGCTGCCCTATGGGacgcccaatcacggccggttgtgacacagacTGTACTTGCGGTAACTCTCCATGTTTCTAAATCCATATTCTTTTAATAGTCCGAAAATGTCATAAACATGAACTTTCTTGACAATgttgtaggtcatgtaactgtttgttacatgcaatatgctttgtggacttcaccggacagattTTGCTCTCAGGTTGTGTGATGAAACAAAAGGTGTGTCTTCTTATTTTCTCAGACTTAAGCCAATATATCATGGTGgaaaggcatatgaactaacaggttaaagagcaaacaacacaatGATCACAACACATACAGCAGGTTGTaatattgacccccccccccccccccctggcttCCCCGAGGATTTTACCCACTGCACCACTACTGGTGTACAATACCTGACACTCTCTGTACTCTAAATGCTCTGGCTCTGTTCACCAGGATCAACACCAGGCCCAGAGAGAggcgggggagagggagaaacagggggCAGCCATGAACGGATCCAGGGGACACAAAAATAACTTATGTGGGGGAATGTTCATGAAACTCTACCATTGAGTTCATTACTCACTAACCCTCCACGATCGATGGGTGCTATTATTCGCTGTCCCTGAAAATGAGGTTGACAGACAGAGCAAAATACTATGTCTCTGAGTTTCCAGATAGTGGATTCAACATGGTGGTAAAGTGTATGAGCAGGCCCTTT
The sequence above is drawn from the Oncorhynchus gorbuscha isolate QuinsamMale2020 ecotype Even-year linkage group LG11, OgorEven_v1.0, whole genome shotgun sequence genome and encodes:
- the LOC124048402 gene encoding troponin T, slow skeletal muscle-like isoform X5, which gives rise to MVSQLTAPKNPEGDRVDFDVSLHDIHRKRMEKDLLELQTLIDVHFDQRKKEEEELIGLKDRIDNRRSERAEQQRVRAEKERDRQTRIAEERQRKEDEEAKKRADDEAKKKKVLSNMGAHFGGFLAKVEQRRGKRQTGREIKKKTLAERRKPLAIDNLREDGLRERAKEMWEWIYQLESDKFDLTEKTRRQKYEINVLLNRISHAQKFKKVHGKGKVGGRWK
- the LOC124048402 gene encoding troponin T, slow skeletal muscle-like isoform X2 → MSDVEEENEDQREEDEEEGEEEHPKYKPMVSQLTAPKNPEGDRVDFDVSLHDIHRKRMEKDLLELQTLIDVHFDQRKKEEEELIGLKDRIDNRRSERAEQQRVRAEKERDRQTRIAEERQRKEDEEAKKRADDEAKKKKVLSNMGAHFGGFLAKVEQRRGKRQTGREIKKKTLAERRKPLAIDNLREDGLRERAKEMWEWIYQLESDKFDLTEKTRRQKYEINVLLNRISHAQKFKKVHGKGKVGGRWK
- the LOC124048401 gene encoding dynein axonemal assembly factor 3-like isoform X2; the protein is MSTGRTMEGAGCVTWWGFSPALDLLRRGSERQEGEVNVLLVGSGDPRHILKTIAGLRDTDTLHIWVIENSMDVVARQLLLLFLALTPQESMGLHEKTEVFLELFGNSEVRSQTEETLRHVATELSLSVTETLETPTNPCLDTTHLRFKERDDLDRIFKQWIHPPPSSRSAHVSIAKAWDGRVRQHLGTRYDSRAGCFDWDLTMKLHQKGCGVINKQHYKLWRERGVAFEMREGIYQMANESLLSTRVFSHRGDKMALRGYWGDIVSSPYLSFGIETDDEKLLQKQNGQHVKTAQDISYVNVQALFKSLSCRGGTPPTQACSEEGKALVALEPVSQPEAHHKSQINELMHLNGVTVTFLPLDSLSKLPEKQKYSHFFNSIYCAASMVHHLSPTLRQIAAPKAALVVELAKYLLDLTKEQEVGFAEKVGDVAKEAGFEPSQEEKRDVYAMFALQEE
- the LOC124048402 gene encoding troponin T, slow skeletal muscle-like isoform X1, yielding MSDVEEENEDQREEDEEEGEEEEHPKYKPMVSQLTAPKNPEGDRVDFDVSLHDIHRKRMEKDLLELQTLIDVHFDQRKKEEEELIGLKDRIDNRRSERAEQQRVRAEKERDRQTRIAEERQRKEDEEAKKRADDEAKKKKVLSNMGAHFGGFLAKVEQRRGKRQTGREIKKKTLAERRKPLAIDNLREDGLRERAKEMWEWIYQLESDKFDLTEKTRRQKYEINVLLNRISHAQKFKKVHGKGKVGGRWK
- the LOC124048402 gene encoding troponin T, slow skeletal muscle-like isoform X3, with translation MSDVEEENEDQREEDEEEGEEEEHPKYKPMVSQLTAPKNPEGDRVDFDDIHRKRMEKDLLELQTLIDVHFDQRKKEEEELIGLKDRIDNRRSERAEQQRVRAEKERDRQTRIAEERQRKEDEEAKKRADDEAKKKKVLSNMGAHFGGFLAKVEQRRGKRQTGREIKKKTLAERRKPLAIDNLREDGLRERAKEMWEWIYQLESDKFDLTEKTRRQKYEINVLLNRISHAQKFKKVHGKGKVGGRWK
- the LOC124048401 gene encoding dynein axonemal assembly factor 3-like isoform X1 produces the protein MIMSTGRTMEGAGCVTWWGFSPALDLLRRGSERQEGEVNVLLVGSGDPRHILKTIAGLRDTDTLHIWVIENSMDVVARQLLLLFLALTPQESMGLHEKTEVFLELFGNSEVRSQTEETLRHVATELSLSVTETLETPTNPCLDTTHLRFKERDDLDRIFKQWIHPPPSSRSAHVSIAKAWDGRVRQHLGTRYDSRAGCFDWDLTMKLHQKGCGVINKQHYKLWRERGVAFEMREGIYQMANESLLSTRVFSHRGDKMALRGYWGDIVSSPYLSFGIETDDEKLLQKQNGQHVKTAQDISYVNVQALFKSLSCRGGTPPTQACSEEGKALVALEPVSQPEAHHKSQINELMHLNGVTVTFLPLDSLSKLPEKQKYSHFFNSIYCAASMVHHLSPTLRQIAAPKAALVVELAKYLLDLTKEQEVGFAEKVGDVAKEAGFEPSQEEKRDVYAMFALQEE
- the LOC124048402 gene encoding troponin T, slow skeletal muscle-like isoform X4; this translates as MSDVEEENEDQREEDEEEGEEEHPKYKPMVSQLTAPKNPEGDRVDFDDIHRKRMEKDLLELQTLIDVHFDQRKKEEEELIGLKDRIDNRRSERAEQQRVRAEKERDRQTRIAEERQRKEDEEAKKRADDEAKKKKVLSNMGAHFGGFLAKVEQRRGKRQTGREIKKKTLAERRKPLAIDNLREDGLRERAKEMWEWIYQLESDKFDLTEKTRRQKYEINVLLNRISHAQKFKKVHGKGKVGGRWK
- the LOC124048402 gene encoding troponin T, slow skeletal muscle-like isoform X6: MVSQLTAPKNPEGDRVDFDDIHRKRMEKDLLELQTLIDVHFDQRKKEEEELIGLKDRIDNRRSERAEQQRVRAEKERDRQTRIAEERQRKEDEEAKKRADDEAKKKKVLSNMGAHFGGFLAKVEQRRGKRQTGREIKKKTLAERRKPLAIDNLREDGLRERAKEMWEWIYQLESDKFDLTEKTRRQKYEINVLLNRISHAQKFKKVHGKGKVGGRWK